The genomic region CCGCCTCGAAATGCACCGGCAGGCCGATATGCCCAATGTGTGCTACACCATAAGCCGCTGGAATTCGGAAGACGATTTACAAAATTATCGCAGCAGCGAGTTATTCAGCACCACCTGGGCCAAAACCAAAGTGCTGTTTGCAGCCAAACCGCAGGCATGGACGTTGAACGGCGTGTTTGACAGCGGCAGTTAATTCTCAAACTTCACTTCCTTAAAAGAAAACAGCTGCTCGCTACCATTGATG from Bacteroidota bacterium harbors:
- a CDS encoding antibiotic biosynthesis monooxygenase, translated to RLEMHRQADMPNVCYTISRWNSEDDLQNYRSSELFSTTWAKTKVLFAAKPQAWTLNGVFDSGS